A single window of Pseudoduganella plicata DNA harbors:
- a CDS encoding hybrid sensor histidine kinase/response regulator, with product MNCTPAAASGLVPYVPRGGGATGDLVRALDWSATALGAPGDWTPALRTTVDIVLNSPIAMVLMWGPRHVMVYNDGYAEIAGARHPAALGGTVPDAWPELWDWNRAILEAGMRGETRQHTNTHMTVLRNGTPEQVWFDLFYTPVYDTCGGVGGVLCTVVEVTERVREERRRERDRADLDRQNRRLREETALLRDLFEQAPSFMAVLRGPRHVFELANKPYLQLVGGRDVIGKPVEEALPEVRAQGFVDLLDRVYRTGEPYVGRQLKVKLMKQPDGVLESRYLDFVYQPLRAPDGSVTGVFVDGIDVTDSIVTEERLRMAQQAGGIGSFEWFPATGKLVVSKQYRRVWGLPDDVEVTQELLVSLVDERDHAQMGSRRLHDSDNPLAYTEYRIRRPDTGEVRWVARQGEAVEGATDAQRRYVGVAFDITGRKQIEQQLRTSQDRLAAIFGQASVGLSELSLDGRFQRVNGALCRMLNRTEGEMLGLHMDDLIHPDDKAGNSALVAHLVATGEPFTLEKRYLRRDGEWVWIASSMSRLDDESGQPVALIAVKIDITERRRIEAALRDLNDTLEQRVTREIAERDKAEEALRQAQKMEAVGQLTGGVAHDFNNVLQIISGNLHLLAQHMPSDAVARRRLDMAIGAVERGAKLSSQLLAFARRQPLQPVVADLGRLVSDMDELLRRALGEAVELVVVVGSGLWNTLVDPGQIENVILNLAINARDAMQGAGRLTIELGNAVLDEYYVNNLVDVPAGQYVLLSVTDTGCGMAPDVLQRAFEPFFTTKPEGEGTGLGLSMAYGFVKQSRGHIKIYSEPGQGTSVKIYLPRTMLAEVEDTAPRSGPATGGSETILVVEDDEGVRTVVLDMLTALGYRVLQAENGEKALRIVESGEHIDLLFTDVVMPGPLRSPELARIAQELHPEMAVLFTSGYPQNSIVHGGRLDAGLELLSKPYRREELARKLRHVLNNRRQQSLAQARRRSALAAGEGGASELLEPPPGIERDASLRVLVVEDNLDSQQMVCELVGMLGHTVSGVSDGEAAWELMRTQDFDILFTDVSLPGMSGIELARRVLASEPGRSIRVIFSTGYGKEALDHLEFPAACLRKPYDLMELQAALDSVRTNHLERKP from the coding sequence ATGAACTGCACACCCGCCGCGGCCAGTGGCCTGGTCCCCTACGTGCCGCGCGGCGGCGGGGCGACTGGCGACCTGGTACGCGCGCTCGACTGGAGCGCCACGGCGCTGGGCGCGCCGGGCGACTGGACACCGGCGCTGCGCACCACCGTCGATATCGTCCTGAATTCCCCCATCGCGATGGTCTTGATGTGGGGGCCGCGGCACGTCATGGTCTACAACGACGGCTATGCGGAAATCGCCGGCGCGCGCCATCCGGCCGCCCTGGGCGGCACCGTGCCCGATGCGTGGCCGGAACTGTGGGACTGGAACCGCGCCATCCTGGAGGCGGGCATGCGCGGCGAGACGCGCCAGCATACGAACACGCACATGACGGTGCTGCGCAACGGCACGCCGGAGCAGGTCTGGTTCGACCTGTTCTATACCCCGGTGTACGACACCTGCGGCGGCGTAGGCGGCGTGCTGTGCACCGTGGTGGAAGTGACGGAGCGGGTGCGGGAGGAACGCCGGCGCGAGCGCGACCGCGCGGACCTCGACCGGCAGAACCGCCGGCTGCGCGAGGAAACGGCGCTGCTGCGCGACCTGTTCGAGCAGGCGCCCAGTTTCATGGCCGTGCTGCGCGGCCCGCGCCACGTCTTCGAACTGGCGAACAAACCCTACCTGCAGCTCGTGGGCGGGCGCGACGTCATCGGCAAGCCGGTCGAGGAGGCGTTGCCGGAAGTGCGCGCGCAGGGCTTTGTCGATCTGCTCGACCGCGTCTACCGCACGGGCGAGCCCTATGTGGGCCGGCAGCTGAAGGTGAAGCTGATGAAGCAGCCCGATGGCGTGCTGGAATCGCGCTACCTCGACTTTGTCTACCAGCCGCTGCGCGCGCCCGACGGCAGCGTCACCGGCGTGTTCGTGGACGGCATCGACGTTACCGACAGCATCGTCACGGAAGAGCGCCTGCGCATGGCACAGCAGGCCGGTGGCATCGGCAGCTTTGAATGGTTCCCGGCCACGGGCAAGCTGGTGGTGTCGAAGCAGTACCGGCGCGTCTGGGGGCTGCCCGACGATGTCGAGGTGACGCAGGAGTTGCTGGTGTCGCTGGTCGATGAGCGGGACCACGCGCAGATGGGCTCGCGCCGGCTGCACGACAGCGACAATCCGCTGGCCTACACGGAATACCGCATCCGCCGGCCCGATACGGGCGAGGTGCGCTGGGTCGCGCGCCAGGGCGAGGCCGTGGAAGGCGCCACGGACGCGCAGCGGCGCTATGTCGGCGTGGCCTTCGACATCACGGGGCGCAAGCAGATCGAACAGCAGCTGCGCACCAGCCAGGACCGTCTCGCCGCGATCTTCGGCCAGGCGTCGGTCGGCCTGTCGGAATTGAGCCTGGACGGGCGCTTCCAGCGCGTCAACGGCGCCCTGTGCCGCATGCTGAACCGCACCGAGGGCGAGATGCTGGGCCTGCACATGGATGATCTGATCCATCCGGATGACAAGGCCGGCAACAGCGCGCTGGTGGCGCACCTGGTGGCAACGGGCGAGCCGTTCACGCTGGAGAAGCGCTACCTGCGCCGGGACGGCGAATGGGTCTGGATCGCCAGCAGCATGAGCCGGCTGGACGACGAGTCGGGCCAGCCCGTCGCGCTGATCGCCGTCAAGATCGACATCACGGAGCGGCGCCGCATCGAGGCGGCGCTGCGCGACCTGAACGATACGCTGGAGCAGCGCGTGACGCGCGAGATCGCGGAGCGCGACAAGGCCGAGGAGGCGCTGCGCCAGGCGCAGAAGATGGAAGCGGTGGGCCAGCTGACGGGCGGCGTCGCGCACGACTTCAACAACGTCCTGCAGATCATCTCGGGCAACCTGCATCTGCTGGCGCAGCACATGCCGTCCGATGCGGTGGCGCGGCGCCGGCTCGACATGGCTATCGGCGCCGTCGAACGGGGCGCCAAGCTGTCGTCGCAACTGCTGGCGTTTGCGCGGCGCCAGCCGCTGCAGCCCGTGGTGGCGGACCTGGGCCGGCTGGTGTCGGACATGGACGAACTGCTGCGCCGCGCGCTGGGCGAGGCGGTGGAGCTGGTCGTCGTTGTCGGCAGCGGGCTGTGGAACACCCTCGTGGACCCGGGGCAGATCGAAAACGTCATCCTCAACCTGGCGATCAACGCGCGCGATGCCATGCAGGGCGCGGGCCGGCTGACGATCGAGCTGGGCAACGCGGTGCTGGACGAATATTACGTCAACAACCTGGTGGACGTGCCCGCGGGCCAGTACGTGCTGCTGTCCGTGACCGACACGGGCTGCGGCATGGCGCCGGATGTGCTGCAGCGTGCGTTCGAGCCGTTCTTCACGACCAAGCCTGAAGGCGAAGGCACCGGCCTCGGGCTGTCGATGGCGTATGGTTTCGTCAAGCAGAGCCGCGGCCACATCAAGATCTACAGCGAGCCGGGGCAAGGCACCAGTGTCAAGATCTACCTGCCGCGCACGATGCTGGCGGAAGTGGAGGATACCGCGCCGCGCAGCGGGCCGGCAACGGGCGGCAGCGAGACCATCCTGGTGGTGGAAGACGACGAGGGCGTGCGCACCGTGGTGCTGGACATGCTGACGGCGCTGGGCTACCGCGTGCTGCAGGCGGAGAACGGCGAGAAGGCGCTGCGCATCGTCGAATCGGGCGAGCATATCGACCTGCTGTTTACCGATGTCGTCATGCCCGGCCCGCTGCGCAGCCCCGAGCTGGCGCGCATCGCGCAGGAGCTGCATCCGGAGATGGCCGTGCTGTTCACGTCGGGCTATCCGCAGAATTCCATCGTCCATGGCGGCCGTCTGGATGCGGGCCTGGAGCTGCTCAGCAAACCTTACCGGCGCGAAGAGCTGGCGCGCAAGCTGCGCCACGTCCTGAACAACCGCCGTCAGCAATCGCTCGCGCAGGCGCGCCGGCGCAGCGCGCTCGCGGCGGGCGAGGGCGGTGCCAGCGAGCTGCTGGAGCCGCCGCCGGGCATCGAACGCGACGCATCGCTGCGCGTGCTGGTTGTCGAGGACAACCTGGATTCGCAGCAGATGGTGTGCGAGCTGGTCGGCATGCTGGGGCACACCGTCTCCGGCGTGTCGGACGGCGAGGCAGCCTGGGAGCTGATGCGCACCCAGGACTTCGATATCCTGTTTACCGACGTGAGCCTGCCGGGCATGTCCGGTATCGAACTGGCGCGGCGCGTGCTGGCCAGTGAGCCCGGGCGGTCGATCCGCGTGATCTTCTCGACCGGTTATGGCAAGGAAGCGCTGGATCACCTGGAATTCCCTGCCGCCTGCCTGCGCAAGCCCTACGACCTGATGGAGCTGCAGGCCGCGCTGGACAGCGTACGGACCAACCACCTCGAAAGGAAACCATGA
- a CDS encoding hybrid sensor histidine kinase/response regulator yields the protein MSALINILVVDDVPQNLIAIEALLARPGIALLKAASGAEALELLLVHEVALALVDVQMPNMDGFELAELIRGSERTRSIPLIFLTAASREPSYSFRGYEAGAVDFLYKPIDPKALTSKVNVFVELYQQKKQLSQQLDDLRRALHMNEMFMAVLGHDLRTPLSVVMNGAMLLPMMTDHPKVAVTAQRIQSSARRMTSMVDQLLDLARIRAGEMQLKPAPQDIGQLCRTIADEFTVPERASRVQVTHSGDPVAPVDGGIFAQALSNLLGNALQHGEADGPVTVQIDGRAPDRLSIAIGNRGVIPAERLAHIFEPFQHRDGARKSGQGLGLGLYTASTFVRAHGGHLAVASDAAGGTTVLTVTLPRPHAPRPADAGTTRSAQRQMA from the coding sequence GTGAGCGCCTTGATCAATATCCTCGTCGTCGACGACGTCCCGCAGAACCTTATCGCCATCGAGGCGCTGCTGGCGCGGCCCGGCATTGCCCTGCTGAAGGCGGCCTCCGGCGCGGAAGCGCTGGAACTGCTGCTGGTGCACGAAGTGGCGCTGGCGCTGGTGGACGTGCAGATGCCCAACATGGACGGCTTCGAGCTGGCGGAACTGATCCGGGGCAGCGAGCGTACCCGCAGCATTCCGCTGATCTTCCTGACGGCCGCCTCGCGCGAACCCAGCTACAGCTTCCGCGGCTACGAGGCGGGCGCCGTCGATTTCCTGTACAAGCCCATCGATCCGAAGGCGCTGACCAGCAAGGTCAATGTCTTTGTCGAGCTGTATCAGCAGAAAAAGCAGCTGTCGCAGCAGCTCGACGACCTGCGCCGCGCCCTGCACATGAACGAGATGTTCATGGCCGTGCTGGGGCACGACCTTCGCACGCCGCTGTCGGTTGTCATGAACGGCGCCATGCTGCTGCCGATGATGACGGACCACCCGAAAGTGGCCGTCACCGCTCAGCGCATCCAGAGCAGCGCGCGGCGCATGACGTCGATGGTGGACCAGCTGCTCGACCTGGCCCGCATCCGCGCCGGCGAGATGCAGCTGAAACCGGCGCCGCAGGATATCGGCCAGCTGTGCCGCACGATCGCCGATGAATTCACCGTGCCGGAGCGGGCGTCGCGCGTGCAGGTGACGCACAGCGGCGACCCGGTGGCGCCCGTGGACGGCGGCATCTTTGCGCAGGCGCTGTCCAATTTGCTGGGCAACGCACTGCAGCATGGCGAGGCCGATGGGCCGGTGACCGTGCAGATCGATGGTCGCGCGCCGGACCGGCTCAGCATCGCCATCGGCAACCGCGGCGTGATCCCGGCCGAGCGCCTGGCCCACATTTTCGAGCCGTTCCAGCATCGCGACGGCGCGCGCAAGTCCGGGCAGGGCCTCGGACTGGGCCTGTACACGGCCAGCACGTTCGTGCGCGCCCATGGCGGCCACCTGGCCGTGGCCTCCGATGCCGCCGGCGGCACCACCGTGCTGACGGTGACCCTGCCGCGCCCGCATGCGCCGCGCCCGGCCGATGCCGGCACTACGCGATCCGCGCAGAGGCAGATGGCATGA
- a CDS encoding aldo/keto reductase, translated as MKTRKLAGEDVSALGLGCMGMSEFYGPSDDAESLRTLARAADLGVTLFDTADAYGFGHNETLLGRFLAGRRGQVRIATKFGLVRKPGSYERRIDNSPAYIRAACEASLRRLGVETIDLYYAHRLDPLAPLEETIGALAGLVRAGKVRAIGLCEVTPATLRRAAAIHPVAAVQSEYSLWTRDPEEGVLQACREVGAVLCAYSPLGRGFLTGKVDTSTLPPGDFRSFNPRFTGDNAAANARIAAAVTALAAARGCTPAQLALAWLLTQGEHVIPIPGTRRQERLLENLGALDVTLGPQDIAEIAAAFPPGLAAGERYSPEGMKGLNA; from the coding sequence ATGAAAACTCGCAAACTCGCAGGTGAAGACGTGTCGGCCCTGGGCCTGGGCTGCATGGGGATGTCCGAATTCTATGGTCCCAGCGACGACGCCGAGTCGCTGCGCACCCTGGCGCGCGCGGCCGACCTGGGCGTCACGCTGTTCGATACGGCGGACGCGTATGGCTTCGGCCACAACGAAACGCTGCTGGGCCGCTTCCTGGCGGGGCGGCGCGGCCAGGTCCGCATCGCCACCAAATTCGGCCTGGTACGCAAGCCGGGCAGCTACGAGCGGCGCATCGACAACTCGCCGGCCTACATCCGCGCGGCATGCGAGGCGTCGCTGCGACGCCTCGGTGTCGAGACCATCGACTTGTACTATGCGCACCGGCTCGACCCGCTGGCGCCGCTGGAGGAGACGATCGGCGCGCTGGCCGGGCTGGTCCGCGCCGGCAAGGTGCGCGCCATCGGCCTGTGCGAAGTGACGCCGGCGACGTTGCGGCGGGCTGCCGCGATCCACCCGGTCGCCGCCGTGCAGAGCGAATATTCGCTGTGGACGCGCGATCCCGAGGAGGGTGTGCTGCAGGCCTGCCGCGAAGTAGGGGCGGTGTTGTGCGCCTACAGCCCGCTCGGCCGCGGGTTCCTGACAGGGAAAGTCGATACGTCCACGCTGCCGCCGGGCGACTTTCGGTCGTTCAATCCGCGCTTTACCGGCGATAACGCGGCGGCCAACGCGCGCATCGCCGCGGCCGTTACCGCGCTGGCCGCCGCCCGGGGCTGCACGCCGGCGCAACTGGCTCTGGCATGGTTGCTGACACAGGGAGAGCACGTCATTCCCATTCCCGGCACCCGACGCCAGGAGCGGCTGCTGGAGAACCTGGGTGCGCTGGACGTGACGTTGGGCCCGCAAGACATCGCCGAGATCGCTGCCGCGTTTCCGCCTGGCCTTGCTGCCGGCGAACGGTATTCGCCGGAAGGCATGAAAGGGCTTAATGCATGA
- a CDS encoding LysR family transcriptional regulator has product MRIDTRALELFVAVATCLSFRQAAEGLHMTQPPLSRAIRQLEERLGRRLFERDTQRVALTAAGKALLPRAQKILALLDGALAAVRALEGGSAAPLRLGLTTSVEAGSFRLLTAALPSATLHADTSPRLVAALRAGRLDAAVIALPTRTGDLAVEPLGAQPLLVALPATHALARRRRLALADLADTPLYWFERARQPAFFDHCHAVFARHGFAPRLLREPQDHHVLLAGIAAGQGSALLPASFAALRLSGVVYRPLREGAELAVHLGLALASRPHPASDELRRLARAHLGEAGEMQVKSPLSSSALTPT; this is encoded by the coding sequence ATGAGGATCGATACCCGTGCATTGGAACTGTTCGTCGCCGTCGCCACCTGCCTGAGCTTTCGCCAGGCGGCCGAGGGACTGCACATGACGCAGCCGCCGCTCAGCCGCGCCATCCGCCAGCTGGAGGAACGGCTGGGCCGGCGCCTGTTCGAACGCGATACGCAGCGTGTCGCACTGACGGCGGCCGGCAAGGCCCTGCTGCCGCGCGCGCAGAAAATCCTGGCGCTGCTCGATGGCGCCCTGGCAGCGGTGCGGGCGCTGGAGGGCGGCAGCGCGGCGCCGCTGCGGCTTGGACTGACGACATCCGTCGAAGCCGGGTCGTTCCGGCTATTGACGGCGGCGCTGCCGTCGGCAACGCTGCACGCGGACACGTCACCCAGGCTCGTGGCGGCACTGCGCGCGGGGCGGCTCGACGCCGCCGTTATCGCGCTGCCGACGCGCACGGGCGACCTGGCCGTCGAACCCCTGGGCGCGCAGCCGCTGCTGGTGGCGCTGCCGGCCACGCATGCGCTGGCGCGCCGGCGGCGGCTCGCACTGGCCGATCTGGCGGATACGCCGCTGTACTGGTTCGAGCGGGCGCGCCAGCCGGCGTTTTTCGATCACTGCCATGCCGTCTTCGCCCGCCACGGCTTCGCGCCCCGGCTGCTGCGCGAGCCGCAGGACCACCACGTGCTGCTGGCCGGGATCGCGGCCGGCCAGGGCAGCGCGCTGCTGCCCGCGTCGTTTGCCGCATTGCGCCTGTCCGGCGTGGTCTATCGGCCCCTGCGCGAAGGGGCGGAGCTGGCCGTGCATCTCGGTCTCGCGCTGGCGAGCAGGCCGCACCCGGCATCGGACGAACTGCGGCGCCTGGCCCGCGCCCACCTGGGCGAAGCCGGCGAAATGCAAGTAAAATCGCCGCTTTCCTCTTCAGCCTTGACACCGACATGA
- a CDS encoding GAF domain-containing protein, translated as MTFHLSDTAYGTDTPEAKQTMYADLRSQLTGLVHGETDWIANTANFSSLVFNTMPGLNWAGFYFLKTQDELVLGPFQGKPACIRIKRGRGVCGTTVEKGEAIVVADVHAFPGHIACDVNSRSELVVPVFSKGEIIGVFDLDSPLPNRFDAVDAEGIGSLVKILEQTLE; from the coding sequence ATGACCTTCCACCTCAGCGACACCGCTTACGGCACCGACACGCCGGAAGCCAAACAGACGATGTACGCGGACCTGCGCTCCCAGCTCACGGGCCTGGTGCACGGCGAAACCGACTGGATCGCCAACACGGCGAACTTCAGCTCCCTCGTCTTCAACACGATGCCGGGCCTGAACTGGGCGGGCTTTTATTTCCTCAAGACGCAGGACGAACTGGTGCTGGGACCGTTCCAGGGCAAGCCGGCATGCATCCGCATCAAGCGCGGCCGCGGGGTGTGCGGCACGACGGTGGAAAAAGGCGAAGCGATCGTCGTGGCGGACGTGCACGCGTTTCCCGGCCATATCGCGTGCGACGTCAACTCGCGCTCGGAGCTGGTGGTGCCCGTGTTCTCGAAGGGCGAGATCATCGGCGTGTTCGACCTGGACAGCCCGCTGCCGAACCGCTTCGACGCGGTCGATGCGGAAGGGATCGGATCGCTGGTAAAAATTCTGGAACAGACGCTGGAATAA
- a CDS encoding HDOD domain-containing protein, which yields MEKEKLKDFAAIVMEAQRGELVFPTSVNGALSLQLCLADPACHDEDVIRKLLAEPVLAARAVALANSAVFRSNGAALATSVRVAVMRLGYRNLYSLASAMVVRQFGARIADPALRAKAEQLWRYTAHVAALAYVIAQRITKIDADTALFAGIMHEVAGFYLLGRADTIPGLLDDPDEWMGAAQEIIAREIMKKLQVPEPVAIAIVALRGGAIGIPPQGLRDTLLLARQLSPVPSPLPYTEDLALTRTPALTLYLNEPAVAALLNEAADQAKSMSAALLV from the coding sequence ATGGAAAAGGAAAAACTGAAGGACTTTGCCGCCATTGTCATGGAGGCACAACGCGGCGAACTGGTGTTCCCGACCAGTGTCAACGGTGCCTTGTCGCTCCAGTTATGCCTGGCCGATCCCGCGTGTCACGACGAGGACGTCATCCGCAAGCTGCTGGCCGAGCCTGTGCTGGCCGCTCGCGCGGTGGCGCTGGCCAATTCGGCCGTATTCCGATCCAACGGTGCGGCACTGGCCACGAGCGTGCGCGTAGCCGTCATGCGGCTCGGTTACCGCAATCTCTATTCGCTGGCCTCTGCCATGGTGGTGCGCCAGTTCGGCGCCCGCATTGCCGACCCGGCGCTGCGCGCCAAGGCCGAGCAGCTGTGGCGCTACACGGCGCACGTGGCCGCGCTGGCGTATGTGATCGCCCAGCGCATCACGAAGATCGATGCCGATACGGCGCTGTTCGCCGGCATCATGCACGAGGTGGCCGGTTTCTACCTGCTGGGAAGAGCCGATACGATACCCGGACTGCTGGACGATCCGGACGAGTGGATGGGGGCGGCGCAGGAAATCATCGCGCGCGAAATCATGAAGAAGCTGCAGGTGCCGGAGCCGGTGGCAATCGCCATCGTGGCGCTGCGCGGCGGCGCCATCGGCATTCCGCCGCAGGGCCTGCGCGACACGCTCCTGCTGGCACGCCAGCTCTCGCCGGTGCCGTCGCCGCTGCCCTACACGGAAGACCTGGCGCTGACCCGCACGCCGGCGTTGACGCTTTACCTCAACGAGCCCGCCGTCGCCGCGCTGCTGAACGAGGCGGCCGACCAGGCCAAGTCAATGAGCGCCGCGCTGCTGGTCTGA
- a CDS encoding MFS transporter, whose translation MNNDVSDAIQKDNVHSLSVAEPSAPAWMAVFSLAMGVFGLLTAEYLPASLLTPMASDLGGSEALAGQAVTVTAIVALFAGLLVPGLTRRFDRRVVLVGFTVLMIASNTLVAMSSSLTVLLIMRILLGIALGGFWSMAAAVAMRLVPLKLVPRALSIIFSGIAVGTVVSVPLGSYLGGLYGWRSAFIAAAAVGGLTLVFQWFTLPRMAPRKMIRTATVLELLRRPGIGPGMMGCVLAHTGQYALFTYIRPALEIVANTDIDGLSLMLLGFGVANFIGTLMAGWLIERSLRATLVLMPALVGVAALGMIWLPVHGTGLMLLVAIWGFAFGGVPVAWSNWVARAVPDQAEAAGGMVVAAVQSSIAVGAALGGIVFGFGGVSGVFITAGALMLFAALVIARWVRVELPRQGMAAGAVASKIIL comes from the coding sequence ATGAATAATGATGTTTCAGACGCCATACAAAAAGATAACGTCCACAGCTTGTCCGTGGCAGAGCCTTCGGCGCCTGCCTGGATGGCGGTATTTTCACTGGCCATGGGAGTGTTCGGATTGCTGACGGCGGAGTATCTGCCAGCCAGTCTGTTGACGCCGATGGCCTCCGATCTTGGCGGATCGGAGGCACTGGCTGGTCAGGCAGTGACCGTTACGGCCATAGTGGCATTGTTCGCCGGGCTGTTGGTGCCAGGTCTGACACGTCGGTTCGACCGGCGTGTCGTCCTGGTGGGTTTTACCGTGCTGATGATCGCCTCGAACACGCTGGTGGCGATGTCGTCCAGCCTGACGGTGCTGCTGATCATGCGCATTCTGCTCGGCATTGCGCTCGGCGGCTTCTGGAGCATGGCGGCCGCCGTCGCCATGCGACTTGTGCCCCTGAAGCTGGTGCCGCGAGCGCTGTCCATCATATTCAGCGGCATCGCTGTCGGGACGGTGGTTTCGGTGCCGCTGGGGAGCTACCTGGGGGGGCTTTATGGCTGGCGCAGTGCATTTATCGCCGCAGCCGCTGTGGGTGGGCTGACGCTTGTCTTCCAATGGTTTACGCTGCCCCGAATGGCACCGCGCAAGATGATTCGCACGGCGACGGTTCTCGAATTGCTGCGTCGGCCAGGCATTGGGCCAGGGATGATGGGCTGCGTACTTGCCCATACGGGCCAATATGCATTGTTCACCTATATCCGCCCTGCGCTTGAAATCGTAGCCAACACCGACATTGACGGCCTGTCCCTGATGCTCCTGGGTTTCGGTGTTGCCAACTTCATTGGTACGCTGATGGCCGGCTGGCTGATAGAGCGTAGCCTGCGCGCTACGTTGGTGCTGATGCCTGCGCTGGTCGGTGTAGCGGCGCTCGGCATGATCTGGCTACCCGTCCACGGAACAGGGTTGATGCTTCTGGTGGCTATATGGGGCTTTGCCTTTGGCGGCGTACCGGTAGCGTGGTCCAACTGGGTAGCCCGTGCCGTTCCCGACCAAGCCGAGGCCGCTGGCGGCATGGTGGTCGCAGCGGTGCAATCGTCGATAGCTGTCGGTGCCGCATTGGGCGGGATAGTATTCGGCTTCGGCGGCGTCAGCGGTGTCTTTATCACCGCAGGCGCACTGATGCTGTTCGCCGCGCTCGTCATTGCCCGCTGGGTTCGGGTTGAATTGCCGCGTCAAGGTATGGCGGCGGGTGCCGTTGCATCGAAAATAATATTGTAG
- a CDS encoding AraC family transcriptional regulator — MMATPEVLIENPKMTEQEQFSLSSDLISELLTGMRLRGVQYRRVQTGPTFGLDFDNKPGHACFHFQAVGTAFLRTSDGTVRELRAGSAAFLPQGKGHQLLSDLGHSVQDVEKFTTTPLGEAVTGIDTCPSTHAAPAAVFFYGCMEFDLGGMQELGKLMPIVMVADTQEQRYPGLLPILDSMKREICAGRLGFAGILARLAEVAAAMIVRGWIECGCENASGLVAALRDPRLARAIMALHRQPGREWTVAELAAQSHVSRSVFAQRFQSTIGVPPLRYATELRMRLASRWLAHEKLSIDAVAERLGYTSQAAFSRAFKRVIGHPRVSVGRWPYKTLAPRAAFARID; from the coding sequence ATGATGGCAACTCCTGAAGTTTTGATCGAAAACCCGAAAATGACCGAGCAGGAGCAATTTTCCCTGTCATCCGATCTCATCAGTGAACTGCTGACCGGCATGCGCTTGCGGGGTGTCCAGTACCGTCGCGTTCAGACTGGCCCCACCTTTGGCCTGGACTTCGACAACAAGCCAGGGCACGCCTGCTTCCACTTCCAGGCCGTGGGCACCGCCTTCCTGCGCACCAGCGATGGAACGGTGCGGGAGCTGAGAGCGGGGAGCGCGGCGTTCCTGCCGCAGGGAAAGGGACACCAGCTGCTGTCAGATCTGGGTCATTCGGTTCAGGATGTCGAGAAATTCACCACTACGCCGCTTGGCGAGGCCGTCACCGGGATCGACACATGCCCGAGCACACACGCTGCTCCCGCCGCAGTGTTCTTCTACGGTTGCATGGAATTCGATCTGGGCGGAATGCAGGAACTGGGCAAATTGATGCCGATAGTCATGGTCGCCGATACCCAGGAGCAGCGTTACCCCGGATTGCTACCCATTCTTGACTCAATGAAACGGGAAATCTGCGCAGGCCGTCTGGGCTTTGCCGGCATTCTGGCTCGCCTTGCCGAGGTGGCGGCGGCAATGATTGTGCGTGGGTGGATCGAATGCGGTTGTGAAAACGCCTCTGGCCTCGTTGCCGCGTTGCGTGATCCGCGCCTGGCACGTGCAATCATGGCATTGCACCGCCAGCCTGGCCGTGAATGGACAGTTGCGGAGTTGGCTGCGCAATCTCATGTCTCCCGTTCCGTCTTCGCACAACGCTTTCAATCGACTATCGGTGTCCCACCGCTGCGCTATGCCACAGAACTGCGGATGCGCCTTGCGAGTCGGTGGCTGGCGCATGAAAAGCTGTCCATCGACGCCGTTGCCGAGCGTCTCGGCTACACATCCCAGGCTGCGTTCAGTCGTGCCTTCAAGCGCGTCATAGGTCACCCCCGGGTGTCAGTCGGCAGATGGCCTTATAAAACCCTCGCTCCGCGAGCCGCCTTTGCTCGCATTGACTGA